Proteins encoded within one genomic window of Balaenoptera ricei isolate mBalRic1 chromosome 10, mBalRic1.hap2, whole genome shotgun sequence:
- the SMIM45 gene encoding small integral membrane protein 45, producing the protein MPHFLDWFVPVYLFISVLILVGFGACIYYFEPGLQEAHKWRMQRPLVDRDLRKTLMVRDNLAFGGPEV; encoded by the coding sequence ATGCCGCACTTCCTGGACTGGTTCGTGCCTGTTTACCTGTTCATCTCTGTCCTCATCCTGGTGGGCTTCGGCGCCTGCATCTACTACTTCGAGCCCGGTTTGCAGGAGGCGCACAAGTGGCGCATGCAGCGCCCCCTGGTGGACCGTGACCTCCGCAAGACACTGATGGTTCGCGACAACCTGGCCTTCGGGGGCCCCGAGGTCTGA